In Fuerstiella sp., a single genomic region encodes these proteins:
- the lpdA gene encoding dihydrolipoyl dehydrogenase: MSHNHIQLVVLGGGPGGYPAAFAAADHGLKVALIDEGTTPGGVCLNRGCIPSKALLHVAKLINETRESSQWGITFAPPQIDIDKLRGFKENVVGSLTGGIEQLCQARGVELIKARGTFDDSSTLSLAHSNGTSSTVTFDHGIIATGSVPAMPPIFDIGDGRVMDSTGALELRDVPERLLVIGGGYIGLEMGSVYAALGSDVVVVEMTDGLLPGADRDLVRPLQRQLSRQFSAIHLKTKVESLTAEADGIVAALQGDGVEPLQKFDRVLVSVGRRPNSRGIGLEHTDVELDQYGFIKVDRQQQTKDPLLLAIGDVAGEPMLAHKATREGHVAVETLLKEPGEFDNVAIPAVVFTDPELAWCGITEAEAKQQGTDVVVTRFPWAASGRAHSLGRTEGLTKLIVESKKQRILGVGIVGPGAGEMIGEAVLAMEMGATARDLAESIHAHPTLSETLMEAAEGVIGQPTHQYKPTRRK, from the coding sequence ATGTCACACAATCACATTCAGCTTGTCGTTCTCGGTGGCGGTCCGGGGGGATACCCGGCTGCCTTTGCTGCCGCCGATCACGGCCTGAAGGTCGCACTCATCGACGAAGGAACCACCCCGGGAGGCGTTTGTCTCAACCGAGGCTGCATTCCTTCCAAAGCGCTGCTGCACGTCGCCAAACTCATCAATGAAACACGCGAATCGAGCCAATGGGGCATTACATTTGCCCCCCCACAAATCGACATCGACAAATTACGGGGATTCAAGGAAAATGTGGTCGGATCACTGACCGGCGGCATCGAACAGCTGTGTCAGGCAAGGGGAGTCGAACTGATTAAGGCTCGCGGCACCTTCGACGATTCCTCCACGCTGTCTCTTGCTCATTCGAACGGGACATCGTCAACCGTCACATTTGATCACGGAATTATCGCCACGGGGTCAGTTCCGGCGATGCCTCCCATCTTTGATATCGGTGACGGTCGTGTGATGGATTCGACAGGCGCACTCGAATTACGCGATGTTCCCGAACGTCTGCTGGTCATCGGCGGGGGATATATCGGACTGGAAATGGGTTCTGTTTACGCAGCACTTGGAAGTGACGTCGTCGTTGTTGAAATGACCGACGGTCTGCTGCCGGGAGCCGACCGGGATCTCGTCCGGCCGCTGCAAAGGCAACTCAGCCGGCAGTTCTCAGCTATCCATCTGAAGACCAAAGTCGAAAGCCTGACTGCCGAAGCCGACGGCATCGTGGCGGCGCTCCAGGGTGATGGCGTGGAACCGCTGCAGAAGTTCGATCGAGTTCTCGTTTCCGTTGGTCGCCGACCGAACAGTCGGGGCATCGGCCTGGAACATACAGATGTGGAACTGGATCAGTACGGCTTCATTAAGGTGGACCGTCAGCAGCAAACCAAGGATCCCCTATTGCTGGCGATCGGAGATGTGGCCGGGGAGCCCATGCTCGCACACAAGGCAACGCGTGAAGGCCATGTCGCCGTGGAAACACTGCTGAAAGAGCCTGGTGAATTCGACAATGTAGCGATACCGGCAGTCGTGTTTACCGATCCGGAACTGGCATGGTGCGGCATAACGGAGGCCGAAGCCAAACAGCAGGGCACAGACGTTGTCGTCACACGATTTCCCTGGGCCGCGTCCGGCCGTGCACACAGTCTGGGCCGCACCGAAGGCCTCACAAAACTCATTGTGGAATCAAAAAAACAACGTATTCTTGGGGTTGGAATCGTCGGACCAGGAGCCGGCGAAATGATTGGCGAAGCTGTACTGGCGATGGAAATGGGCGCCACCGCGCGCGACCTCGCCGAATCGATCCATGCGCATCCCACCCTTTCAGAAACACTCATGGAAGCCGCCGAAGGAGTCATTGGCCAGCCGACTCATCAATACAAACCCACACGCCGTAAATGA
- the hemA gene encoding glutamyl-tRNA reductase → MNVVVLSCNHHNAGLDIREKLAFSNEGQLNAAYAHWHQRHPNSELVVLSTCNRVEIYAAEGNTDHSLFPKRLTEFVSEFHDIPSDGLTDSVLFHYGRDAVSHLFEVVCSLDSMVLGEPQIVTQVKEAYRIATEQNSCGPLTNHLFQHALKVSSRVRTDTKLSEGRVSIASVAVEEFARSIFDRFDNKLIVVIGAGQMAEETLRYIHDGGGRNFVIVNRSAERADVLSQQFNARTDSLENLDDWLARADLIVSTTGSTSAIVDRDRFASIRAGGDRHPVLILDLGAPRDFDPKVAFIDDNVFLYDIDALETTCEINRQARRSEVKRARQIIEEQTDRFLHDVYHRATGPVIQRLRANMEQISGEELDVLYRKLPDLSQENRAAIDKTVHRIVNKLLHPPLETLRDEARSGPPHGMLDALRKLFHLGKSDE, encoded by the coding sequence ATGAATGTCGTTGTTCTAAGCTGCAATCATCACAACGCGGGTCTCGACATCCGTGAAAAGCTGGCGTTTTCGAACGAAGGCCAGTTAAATGCAGCCTATGCGCACTGGCATCAGCGACACCCCAACTCTGAACTGGTCGTACTGTCCACCTGCAACCGGGTGGAAATCTATGCGGCGGAAGGTAATACAGATCATTCACTATTTCCGAAACGTCTCACAGAATTCGTTTCTGAATTTCATGACATTCCCTCCGACGGTCTGACCGACAGCGTTCTGTTCCACTACGGTCGCGATGCCGTTTCTCATCTCTTTGAAGTCGTGTGCAGTCTTGACAGTATGGTTCTGGGAGAACCGCAGATCGTCACACAGGTCAAAGAGGCCTACCGAATCGCAACAGAACAGAATTCATGCGGCCCGCTGACGAATCATCTGTTTCAGCACGCATTGAAAGTGTCCTCCCGTGTACGCACGGATACAAAGCTCTCTGAGGGGCGTGTCTCAATCGCCAGCGTAGCAGTCGAAGAATTTGCACGTTCGATCTTTGACCGATTCGACAACAAACTCATCGTTGTTATTGGTGCCGGGCAAATGGCAGAAGAAACGCTGAGATACATTCACGACGGAGGTGGCCGTAATTTCGTTATTGTCAACCGAAGTGCTGAGCGTGCTGATGTTCTGTCTCAGCAGTTCAATGCTCGTACGGACTCACTTGAGAATCTAGACGACTGGCTGGCACGGGCAGACCTCATCGTAAGTACGACGGGTTCCACCAGCGCAATCGTTGATCGCGACCGATTCGCCTCGATTCGTGCGGGCGGAGATCGGCACCCAGTTCTGATTCTGGATCTCGGAGCCCCCAGGGACTTCGACCCGAAGGTCGCGTTCATTGATGACAACGTGTTTCTGTACGATATCGATGCACTTGAAACCACCTGTGAAATCAATCGACAGGCCCGACGGTCGGAAGTAAAACGGGCCCGGCAGATCATAGAAGAGCAGACTGACCGGTTTCTGCATGACGTCTATCACCGCGCCACCGGCCCCGTAATCCAGCGTCTTCGCGCAAACATGGAACAGATCAGTGGTGAAGAACTCGATGTTCTGTATCGAAAGCTTCCTGATCTTTCCCAAGAGAATCGCGCAGCAATCGACAAAACAGTGCACCGCATCGTCAATAAACTGCTACATCCACCGCTGGAAACTCTGCGGGACGAAGCAAGATCAGGCCCCCCCCACGGAATGCTGGACGCTCTGCGCAAGTTATTTCACCTGGGAAAGAGCGATGAGTAG
- a CDS encoding cytochrome c biogenesis protein, with product MDFLLGVNLTCFLLSYLVALTAEVAQFVRCRTRTLQTVVFAAALAGLIAHTAYLIARFRSSGLPPLVGSSHDWLLVLAWLGVTLLLLLTFQTRSSQGIFLLPVVVLLVLLAISVDSGPANVERSGAGRWWTMLHAASLVIGISLVAGASGSALMYLLQYRKLHGRITWVRRLRLPNLERLTAINYWLVMACFPFLTAGLSTGFILTNATSDGNSTIWYDPIVWATVVVWVAMTYNLSLLVRTKAQTGRTVARRTLLAGAFLLVTIFGLTFVTGGIHNGDSLTEPPLTSDLQQAKLSSE from the coding sequence ATGGATTTTCTTCTTGGAGTCAACCTGACGTGTTTCCTGCTCAGTTATCTGGTCGCGCTGACTGCTGAAGTGGCTCAGTTTGTACGGTGCCGTACGCGCACGCTGCAAACAGTCGTGTTTGCAGCTGCACTGGCCGGACTGATCGCTCACACAGCTTACCTGATCGCGAGATTTCGGTCTTCCGGTCTACCACCACTGGTCGGCAGCAGCCACGACTGGCTCCTCGTTCTGGCGTGGCTGGGTGTTACACTCCTGTTGCTGCTCACTTTTCAAACCCGATCGTCTCAGGGGATTTTTCTTTTACCCGTTGTGGTACTCCTTGTGCTACTGGCAATCAGTGTCGATTCCGGACCGGCGAATGTTGAACGATCCGGGGCCGGTCGCTGGTGGACGATGCTGCATGCGGCCTCGCTGGTAATCGGCATCAGCCTTGTGGCCGGTGCAAGCGGTTCGGCTCTGATGTATCTGTTGCAGTACCGCAAACTGCATGGCCGAATCACCTGGGTACGTCGTTTGAGACTGCCAAATCTGGAACGCCTGACGGCAATCAACTACTGGCTTGTCATGGCCTGCTTCCCGTTCCTCACTGCGGGTCTGTCAACAGGATTTATTCTCACCAATGCAACATCGGACGGTAACAGCACCATCTGGTACGACCCGATTGTCTGGGCAACAGTCGTGGTGTGGGTTGCAATGACTTACAACCTGTCACTGCTGGTTCGTACAAAGGCTCAGACGGGACGAACAGTCGCTCGAAGAACATTACTGGCCGGCGCATTTCTGCTGGTCACAATCTTCGGTCTCACATTCGTCACTGGTGGTATTCACAACGGCGACAGCCTGACCGAACCACCCCTCACCAGCGATCTGCAACAAGCCAAACTGTCTTCCGAATGA
- a CDS encoding 2-oxo acid dehydrogenase subunit E2 has product MTIVFKLPEVSEGVESVDIAEITVAPGDVIDAGTIICEVETDKAATDIECPYAGTVKEILISAGDSVAIDAPLLVIEESAGSNGATSTPSSAPAAVSDVSEPAQHTTESSPQAPPDTESGEPAEIEFSLQEVSEGVTAVDVAEVMVSSGDVIKSGTIICEVETDKAVAEIECPHSGTITAVHVASGDKLEVGARLITIETTAGDTSDSNVPAVQEPAVPQPSKDISEAPASEVSPKSSVPLNDGQPPPPAGPATRRVARKLGVDLAQVTGTARGGRITIEDVEAFVRVKITEPTSRTTSLNTGMIQAAALPDFSQFGPVDREPLNKIYRSAASNLHASWLTIPHVTQHDLADVTELEIARKRYVQSNPQSPKITMTAIVIKAVVGALRAFPHFNSSLDMETGEWVLKRYYHIGVAVDTPKGLVVPVIRNCDQKNVLQVAAELTDLAERARERKLTSAEMRGASFTITNLGGIGGTCFTPIVNHPEVAILGLSRSQKQLKLEDGKVVERVMLPLSMSYDHRAINGADAARFIVKLSGSLTNLFELF; this is encoded by the coding sequence ATGACGATCGTATTCAAACTGCCCGAGGTCTCAGAAGGTGTCGAATCCGTCGACATTGCAGAAATTACTGTAGCACCAGGAGACGTTATTGATGCGGGAACCATCATTTGCGAAGTTGAAACGGATAAAGCTGCGACCGACATCGAGTGCCCCTATGCCGGGACGGTGAAAGAAATCCTGATCTCTGCCGGTGATTCTGTCGCCATCGATGCTCCGCTGCTTGTTATCGAAGAGTCAGCAGGTTCAAACGGGGCGACTTCTACTCCGTCTTCCGCCCCTGCTGCTGTCTCTGATGTATCAGAGCCCGCGCAGCACACTACGGAATCGTCGCCGCAGGCTCCGCCGGATACAGAAAGCGGAGAACCTGCTGAAATTGAGTTTTCTCTGCAGGAAGTCTCCGAAGGAGTCACTGCGGTTGATGTCGCCGAAGTCATGGTGTCGTCGGGAGACGTCATCAAATCGGGCACCATCATTTGCGAAGTCGAAACAGATAAGGCTGTCGCAGAAATCGAATGTCCTCATTCAGGGACAATCACTGCCGTACATGTTGCAAGTGGTGACAAACTCGAAGTCGGCGCGCGGCTCATTACAATCGAAACCACCGCTGGTGACACATCGGACAGCAACGTGCCTGCGGTACAGGAACCAGCAGTGCCGCAGCCGTCGAAGGATATTTCGGAAGCCCCGGCATCAGAAGTATCACCAAAATCTTCCGTTCCGCTGAATGATGGACAACCACCCCCTCCGGCAGGCCCCGCTACACGACGAGTCGCCCGTAAACTGGGAGTTGATCTTGCACAGGTTACCGGAACGGCTCGGGGAGGCCGCATTACAATCGAAGATGTGGAAGCATTTGTTCGGGTCAAAATTACGGAACCGACCTCCCGAACCACATCTCTGAATACGGGCATGATTCAGGCAGCTGCATTACCCGACTTCAGCCAGTTCGGCCCTGTCGATCGCGAACCGCTCAATAAAATCTATCGCTCCGCTGCCAGTAATCTTCATGCCTCCTGGCTGACAATCCCTCACGTAACCCAGCATGATCTGGCCGACGTCACTGAGCTTGAAATTGCCCGCAAACGCTACGTGCAGTCCAATCCACAGTCACCAAAAATCACGATGACAGCGATCGTCATCAAAGCGGTCGTCGGAGCCCTGAGAGCCTTCCCGCACTTCAACTCCAGCCTGGACATGGAAACGGGAGAATGGGTGCTGAAACGCTACTACCATATCGGTGTTGCCGTTGACACACCCAAAGGGCTGGTTGTCCCGGTTATTCGCAACTGTGATCAAAAGAACGTGCTTCAGGTTGCCGCCGAATTAACCGACCTCGCAGAACGTGCGCGTGAGCGAAAACTCACATCAGCAGAGATGCGAGGCGCTTCGTTCACGATCACAAATCTTGGAGGCATCGGTGGTACATGTTTTACGCCCATCGTAAACCATCCTGAAGTAGCTATCCTTGGTCTGTCCCGAAGTCAAAAACAACTGAAGCTCGAAGACGGTAAAGTTGTGGAACGTGTCATGCTTCCATTGTCTATGTCTTATGATCATCGAGCGATCAACGGTGCTGATGCGGCACGTTTTATCGTGAAGCTGTCCGGCAGTCTGACAAATCTGTTTGAACTGTTTTGA
- the aceE gene encoding pyruvate dehydrogenase (acetyl-transferring), homodimeric type, with protein sequence MVNQTVVDINPDAQSGIDPNEMQEWFDSLDDILHRYGSNKLEELLIQLQERAYQQGVKLPFSANTPYINTIHHSEQPRFPGDLEIERRIKSIVRWNAMAMVHRANKHHHGLGGHISTFASSATLYEVAQNHFFHGKTDKHLGDMVYFQGHASPGMYARAFLEGRINESHLEHFRRELPAGEGLSSYPHPWLMPDFWQFPTVSMGLGPICSIYQARFLRYMEHRGQMDTSMSRVWAFLGDGECDEPESLGALTLASREKLDNLTWVINCNLQRLDGPVRGNGKIIQELEAAFRGAGWNVIKVIWGADWDPLLDADVDGKLVKRMGEVVDGEYQKYTVSSGEYIRSHFFGADPDVLKMVDHLNDEVMQKIRRGGHDPEKVYAAYQAAVNHKGAPTVILAKTVKGYGLGEAGEGRNVAHNQKEINEQELRNFRTRFSIPISDDDVDNVPFYKPADDSPEMVYLRKQRQTLGGFVPERNPTEERLEVPALDDKVFQAKGLLPGSSGDEGSTTGTLGAIIRGLVRHKGVKDRIVPIIPDEARTFGMEGLFKMIGIYSSKGQLYEPVDKISISAMFYKESRDGQLLEEGINEAGAMGSFIAAGSAHADLGRNMIPFYVYYSMFGFQRVGDLIWCAADSRCKGFLCGGTSGRTTLNGEGLQHEDGHSQLMATTVPTLRAYDPAWGYELAVIVQEGLRRMYGEGEEIFYYLSVYNEAYAQPKMPEIDGLTDGIINGMYRYSSTDSADGQQHRPQLLGSGPILRSAIRAQQILSDQFGIGSDVWSVTSYSELRRQAMECRHWNDLHPAETPRVSYLESMFDGINGPFVSTSDNVRLVADQIREWVPGQYIVLGTDGFGRSETRDELRRHFRIDAESTAYAALQGLARMGTVEVEQLRQAIGQLELDPDAIFPVNA encoded by the coding sequence ATGGTCAATCAGACAGTCGTTGACATCAATCCTGATGCCCAATCAGGAATTGATCCGAATGAGATGCAGGAGTGGTTCGACTCACTGGATGATATCCTGCATCGATACGGATCCAATAAACTGGAAGAGCTGCTGATCCAGCTTCAGGAGCGAGCTTACCAGCAGGGCGTCAAGCTCCCGTTTAGCGCAAACACACCGTATATCAACACGATTCATCACTCGGAGCAGCCGCGTTTTCCGGGCGACCTTGAGATTGAGCGTCGGATCAAGAGCATCGTACGCTGGAATGCGATGGCAATGGTCCATCGAGCAAACAAGCATCACCACGGACTCGGAGGACATATTTCTACGTTTGCGTCCTCCGCCACGTTGTACGAAGTCGCTCAGAATCATTTCTTCCACGGAAAGACGGACAAACACCTCGGTGACATGGTCTACTTCCAGGGACACGCCTCCCCTGGCATGTATGCTCGTGCGTTCCTGGAAGGACGTATCAATGAATCGCACCTGGAACACTTTCGCCGGGAACTGCCGGCCGGAGAAGGCCTGTCCAGTTATCCGCATCCGTGGCTCATGCCCGATTTCTGGCAATTCCCCACAGTCTCGATGGGACTCGGTCCCATCTGTTCGATCTACCAGGCAAGGTTCCTGCGATACATGGAACATCGCGGACAGATGGATACATCAATGTCCCGTGTGTGGGCGTTCCTGGGCGACGGGGAATGCGATGAGCCCGAATCACTGGGTGCACTCACACTTGCATCACGCGAAAAACTGGACAACCTCACGTGGGTCATCAACTGTAACCTGCAGCGGCTTGACGGACCGGTTCGCGGCAACGGAAAAATCATCCAGGAACTGGAGGCTGCGTTCCGGGGAGCCGGATGGAACGTGATTAAAGTCATCTGGGGAGCTGACTGGGATCCGCTGCTGGACGCGGACGTCGACGGAAAACTCGTCAAGCGTATGGGCGAAGTCGTCGACGGCGAGTACCAGAAGTACACCGTGTCATCCGGTGAATACATCCGCAGCCATTTCTTTGGTGCAGATCCGGACGTCCTGAAGATGGTCGACCATCTCAATGACGAAGTGATGCAGAAGATTCGTCGCGGCGGGCACGACCCGGAAAAAGTCTACGCAGCGTACCAGGCGGCCGTGAACCACAAGGGGGCTCCCACGGTCATCCTGGCAAAAACGGTCAAAGGCTACGGACTTGGGGAAGCGGGTGAAGGGCGCAATGTCGCGCACAATCAGAAGGAAATTAATGAACAGGAACTTCGTAATTTCCGAACAAGATTTTCCATTCCGATCAGCGACGACGATGTCGACAACGTGCCCTTTTACAAACCGGCCGACGACAGTCCGGAAATGGTTTATCTTCGAAAGCAGCGCCAAACCCTGGGAGGTTTCGTACCCGAGCGAAATCCTACTGAGGAACGACTCGAAGTGCCGGCACTTGACGACAAAGTATTTCAGGCGAAAGGCCTCCTGCCGGGCAGTTCCGGTGATGAAGGTTCGACGACCGGAACGCTCGGCGCAATTATACGAGGCCTGGTTCGTCACAAAGGTGTGAAAGATCGAATCGTACCCATCATTCCGGATGAGGCCCGGACATTCGGAATGGAAGGTCTCTTCAAAATGATCGGGATCTATTCCAGTAAAGGACAGCTGTACGAACCGGTGGACAAGATCTCGATCTCCGCCATGTTCTACAAGGAATCCCGGGACGGTCAGTTGCTGGAAGAGGGTATCAATGAAGCCGGTGCCATGGGGTCATTCATTGCCGCCGGGTCAGCGCATGCGGATCTTGGGAGGAATATGATTCCGTTCTACGTGTACTACTCAATGTTTGGCTTCCAGCGAGTCGGAGATTTGATCTGGTGTGCAGCAGATTCCCGCTGTAAGGGCTTCCTGTGCGGCGGCACATCAGGTCGCACGACCCTCAATGGAGAAGGACTGCAGCACGAGGACGGACACAGTCAGTTGATGGCCACCACGGTCCCCACACTGCGGGCCTACGACCCGGCCTGGGGCTACGAACTGGCAGTCATCGTGCAGGAAGGTCTGCGTCGTATGTATGGTGAAGGTGAAGAAATCTTCTATTATCTGAGTGTGTACAATGAAGCGTATGCTCAGCCAAAAATGCCGGAGATTGACGGCCTGACCGACGGCATCATCAACGGAATGTACCGCTACAGCAGTACGGACAGCGCCGACGGACAGCAGCACCGACCTCAACTGCTTGGCAGCGGTCCGATTCTTCGGAGTGCCATCAGGGCTCAGCAGATTCTGTCAGATCAATTCGGAATCGGCTCAGACGTCTGGAGTGTCACGAGCTACAGCGAACTGCGTCGGCAGGCAATGGAATGTCGACACTGGAATGATCTGCACCCCGCTGAAACTCCTCGAGTCAGTTATCTGGAATCAATGTTTGACGGTATCAACGGACCGTTTGTTTCCACAAGTGACAACGTACGGCTGGTCGCCGACCAGATTCGTGAATGGGTTCCCGGGCAATACATTGTTTTGGGAACAGACGGATTTGGGCGCAGTGAAACTCGCGACGAGTTACGTCGCCACTTCCGCATTGATGCAGAGTCGACTGCATATGCCGCCCTCCAGGGGCTTGCCCGTATGGGCACAGTCGAAGTGGAACAACTTCGGCAGGCGATCGGACAGCTGGAGCTTGATCCGGATGCAATTTTTCCCGTCAACGCATGA
- the araD gene encoding L-arabinonate dehydratase, with the protein MFSKPRRQPEQLRSFRFFGPDDLRSFGHRSRQKQSGYATEEFEGKPVIALLNTGNDLISCHAHFRQRVDDIKRGVWQAGGFPVEVPVMGLSESFMKPTSMFYRNLLAMEAEEVLRAHPIDAAVLMGGCDKTIPALLLGALSADVPSIVMPGGPMSRTQWRGESLGSGSDVWKYWAERGAGRLSCDAWCELEDYIAPSAGHCMTMGTASTMTSIAEAMGMCLPGAASIPATHASHSRMAAMTGRQAVELAWYDIRPQQLMTQDAFDNAIVTLMAIGGSTNAIVHLMALAGRAGVQLKLERFDELSKTTPVLANLRPAGEFVMADFFDAGGLRGLMSRILHLLNTDASTVAGITLGESMRGAEIYNDDVIRKADNPVCTGSSLAVLRGNLCPDGAIIKPPAADPELLNHTGPAVVFADYADLKARIDDPALELTADHVIVLQNAGPVGGPGIPEWGMLPIPKALLKQGVRDMVRISDARMSGTSYGTCVLHVSPESAAGGPLAFVRDGDKITLDVAGRLLEVDIDEEEFSRRRSEWTQPPKRFTRGYGHLLENEITQACDGCDFRFLQSDGSQTAEPDIY; encoded by the coding sequence ATGTTTTCAAAACCTCGTCGCCAGCCGGAACAACTCAGGAGTTTTCGTTTTTTTGGCCCGGACGATCTTCGCTCCTTTGGGCATCGATCGCGTCAAAAACAATCCGGGTATGCTACCGAAGAATTTGAAGGGAAGCCGGTCATTGCGCTTCTGAATACCGGTAACGACCTGATCAGCTGTCATGCTCATTTTCGCCAGCGTGTAGACGACATCAAACGAGGTGTGTGGCAGGCGGGTGGATTTCCCGTGGAAGTGCCGGTGATGGGGCTCTCGGAATCGTTCATGAAGCCCACGTCGATGTTTTATCGCAACCTGCTGGCAATGGAGGCCGAAGAAGTTCTGCGAGCTCACCCGATTGATGCCGCTGTACTCATGGGGGGATGTGACAAGACGATCCCGGCTTTGCTGCTGGGTGCACTGAGTGCAGACGTACCGAGCATTGTGATGCCAGGGGGACCGATGAGTCGGACACAATGGCGAGGAGAGTCTCTAGGCAGCGGCAGTGACGTCTGGAAGTACTGGGCTGAACGCGGCGCGGGACGACTGTCCTGTGATGCGTGGTGTGAACTGGAAGACTACATTGCCCCGTCTGCCGGGCACTGTATGACAATGGGAACAGCGTCGACGATGACATCCATCGCTGAAGCGATGGGTATGTGTCTGCCGGGAGCCGCATCAATTCCGGCAACTCACGCATCACACTCGCGTATGGCGGCAATGACGGGACGTCAGGCGGTTGAGCTGGCATGGTATGACATACGTCCTCAGCAGTTGATGACGCAGGATGCATTTGACAACGCGATTGTAACACTGATGGCCATCGGAGGGTCTACAAATGCAATTGTGCACCTGATGGCGCTGGCCGGACGTGCCGGAGTACAGCTCAAACTGGAACGGTTTGACGAATTGTCAAAAACAACCCCGGTCCTCGCGAATCTGCGTCCCGCCGGTGAATTTGTGATGGCGGATTTTTTCGATGCCGGAGGACTGCGTGGCCTCATGTCACGAATTTTGCACCTGTTGAATACAGATGCATCCACTGTAGCGGGGATCACTCTGGGTGAGTCGATGCGCGGTGCAGAAATTTACAATGATGATGTGATCCGCAAAGCAGATAATCCGGTCTGCACCGGCAGCAGTCTGGCTGTTTTGCGAGGGAACCTGTGTCCGGACGGTGCTATCATTAAACCGCCGGCTGCCGATCCCGAACTTTTGAACCATACCGGCCCGGCAGTTGTCTTTGCCGACTATGCGGACCTCAAGGCACGCATCGACGATCCTGCTCTGGAACTGACGGCTGATCACGTAATTGTTCTGCAGAACGCGGGGCCCGTGGGGGGACCAGGGATACCGGAATGGGGGATGTTGCCGATCCCAAAAGCACTGTTGAAGCAGGGAGTTCGGGATATGGTGCGGATCAGTGATGCTCGAATGAGTGGAACCAGTTATGGTACATGTGTTCTGCACGTGTCACCGGAATCGGCGGCAGGAGGTCCCCTGGCATTTGTGCGCGACGGAGACAAAATTACGCTTGATGTCGCCGGCAGACTGCTGGAGGTTGACATCGATGAAGAAGAATTCTCGCGCCGTCGCAGCGAATGGACTCAACCGCCGAAACGCTTTACACGAGGCTACGGGCACCTGCTGGAAAATGAAATTACACAGGCGTGCGACGGTTGCGATTTCCGGTTCCTGCAGTCTGATGGTTCGCAGACTGCCGAGCCCGACATCTACTGA